The genomic window CGGTCGGCGGGTTCGTGCCGAGGATCGCCTGCCACGCGGCCATGCGCAGCGTGCATTCGGTGAGCGCGTCGATGCCGATGCGGCGGGTCGGTTCGGACTCGCCGTGCTCGACGACCGCGCGCCAGGCGACCGCGGTGTCGGTCTCGACGGTGACGGCCAGTCGTGCCGCGTCGATGGGGCCGTCCACCGGGAACGGGATCGTGTAGGCGGGCTCCGACGGCGGCACGCTCGCCCCGGCCGCACGCAGCGCGTCGACGGTGGTGTCGCGGCGCGCCCGGTGCGCCGCGGTGTTCTCGGCGATGAGGCGATCGCGTTCGGCGGAGGCGAAGGCGGCGATCACGCCGTAGGCGTAGACCGCGGCGTTCTGGGCGGCGAGCGCGTCGAGCAGTGCTTGGCGTTCGGCGTCGGTCATGCCAGCAGCACCCCGGCGTGGGCGGCGCAGGACGCGCTGATCGAGGCGAGCAGGCCCGCGCGGTAACCGGACTGGGTCACCGCGAGATCGGCCGCGGATTTGCGGGAGCGGGCGAGCTGCTCGCGCAACTGGTCGAGGCTCGGCGGGGAGATCGGTGGCACGTCCGTACCCGTTGTCTCGGGGCCGGTCGTGACCGCGGCGAACGGCAGGGCTTTGTCCCGGGTCTTGCGCGCCGGGGTGGTTCCGTCGCCGTAGACGCCGACGGCGCGGGCGATCTCGGTGCGCAACGCGTCCGCGTGCGCGGTGCGTTCGTTCGCGATCGTGCTCAGCGCGGTCTGTCGCTGGGGGGTGAGCGCGATCGCCGCGGTCGCCGCCGCGGCGTCGGCGCGGGCCATGATCTCTTGCGCGGCAAGCGGATCGGGCTCGTGTACGGTTTCGTCCGCGCAGCCCACCGCGGCGCCGAGCGCGAGGGCGCCGACCGCTCCGCCGCCCGCGAGCCGCAATGCGGTGCGGCGGTCGACGAGTGGGACGCGGTGTGCGACGGTG from Nocardia bhagyanarayanae includes these protein-coding regions:
- a CDS encoding ferritin-like domain-containing protein, translating into MTDAERQALLDALAAQNAAVYAYGVIAAFASAERDRLIAENTAAHRARRDTTVDALRAAGASVPPSEPAYTIPFPVDGPIDAARLAVTVETDTAVAWRAVVEHGESEPTRRIGIDALTECTLRMAAWQAILGTNPPTVAFPGKP